Proteins from one Chryseobacterium arthrosphaerae genomic window:
- a CDS encoding acyl-CoA carboxylase subunit beta, translated as MDIEFNKREDQNRLKLSDINRLLAEIKKGGGEKRLQKLRDEGKMTARERIDYLLDKDSDSIEVGAFAGYEMYAEHGGCPSGGVVVVIGYVSGRQCIVVANDASVKAGAWFPITGKKNLRAQEIAMENKLPIIYLVDSAGVYLPMQDEIFPDKEHFGRIFRNNAKMSSMGIIQISAVMGSCVAGGAYLPIMSDEAMIVDKTGSIFLAGSYLVKAAIGESIDNETLGGATTHCSISGVTDYKAKDDKDALDRIKNIMKSIGSTEKAGFDRIESFPPKENPENIFGIMPVSRAEQYDTYEIIKCLVDNSEYEEYKPDYGKSIICATARVDGWSVGIVANQRKLVKSGKGEMQFGGVIYSDSADKATRFIANCNQRKIPLIFLQDVTGFMVGSKSEHGGIIKDGAKMVNAVSNSVVPKFTIITGNSYGAGNYAMCGKAYDPRLIVAWPWADLAVMGGAQAAKVLAQIQESTLKKQGKEISEEEHNEILDTISKRYQKQTEATYAAARLWTDAIINPADTRKWISMGIEAANHAPITEKFNLGVIQV; from the coding sequence ATGGACATCGAATTCAACAAACGGGAAGATCAGAACAGATTGAAATTATCAGATATAAATCGCCTGCTCGCAGAAATTAAAAAAGGAGGCGGTGAAAAGAGGCTTCAGAAGCTTCGTGATGAAGGTAAAATGACTGCCAGAGAAAGGATAGACTATCTTCTTGATAAAGATTCGGATTCCATAGAAGTAGGAGCATTTGCAGGCTATGAAATGTATGCAGAACATGGTGGATGCCCTAGCGGAGGAGTGGTTGTAGTGATTGGCTACGTTTCCGGAAGACAATGTATTGTTGTGGCCAATGATGCTTCAGTAAAAGCTGGCGCCTGGTTCCCGATCACCGGAAAGAAAAACCTGAGAGCCCAGGAAATTGCCATGGAAAACAAACTTCCGATCATCTATCTTGTAGACTCTGCCGGTGTTTACCTTCCTATGCAGGATGAGATATTTCCGGATAAAGAGCATTTCGGACGTATATTCAGAAACAATGCTAAGATGAGTTCAATGGGAATCATCCAGATTTCTGCTGTAATGGGAAGCTGTGTAGCCGGAGGAGCTTATCTTCCTATTATGAGTGACGAGGCAATGATCGTTGATAAAACCGGATCTATTTTCCTTGCCGGAAGCTATCTTGTAAAAGCGGCTATCGGTGAAAGTATTGATAATGAAACATTGGGAGGAGCTACTACACATTGCTCTATTTCAGGTGTTACCGATTATAAGGCTAAAGATGATAAAGATGCTTTAGACAGAATCAAAAATATCATGAAGTCTATCGGAAGTACTGAAAAAGCAGGCTTCGACAGAATAGAAAGTTTCCCGCCAAAAGAAAATCCGGAAAACATCTTCGGAATCATGCCGGTTTCCAGAGCTGAGCAGTACGATACCTATGAAATTATTAAATGTCTTGTGGATAACTCCGAATATGAAGAATATAAACCGGATTACGGGAAAAGCATCATCTGTGCTACGGCAAGAGTTGACGGCTGGTCTGTAGGAATTGTAGCGAACCAGCGAAAACTGGTAAAAAGCGGTAAAGGTGAAATGCAGTTCGGCGGTGTAATCTATTCCGATTCAGCAGATAAAGCAACCCGTTTTATTGCCAACTGCAATCAAAGAAAAATTCCTTTGATCTTCCTTCAGGACGTTACCGGATTCATGGTAGGCTCAAAATCAGAGCACGGCGGAATTATCAAAGACGGAGCAAAAATGGTAAATGCCGTATCAAACTCTGTAGTTCCTAAATTTACGATCATTACAGGGAATTCTTATGGAGCAGGCAACTATGCTATGTGCGGAAAGGCTTACGATCCGAGACTTATCGTTGCGTGGCCATGGGCTGATTTAGCAGTAATGGGAGGAGCACAGGCTGCAAAAGTATTGGCGCAGATCCAGGAATCTACATTGAAAAAACAAGGAAAAGAGATCTCTGAAGAAGAGCACAACGAAATTCTGGATACCATTTCAAAAAGATATCAGAAACAAACAGAAGCTACCTATGCTGCCGCAAGATTATGGACCGATGCCATCATCAATCCGGCAGATACAAGAAAATGGATTTCTATGGGAATAGAAGCGGCTAATCATGCCCCTATTACTGAGAAATTCAACTTAGGAGTAATTCAGGTATAA
- a CDS encoding putative type IX sorting system protein PorV2, giving the protein MMKKYFLLAFSLLFGISQSQIVRKYSNEFLNIGAGARGLAMGGAVISNQDDVYSPMWNPAGLMSIERDWQGAAMHAEYFESIAKYDYLAYAKVMEEGVFGVSVVRLGVDNILNTTQMIDSEGNIDYDKITKFSQSDYAAILSYAFRPGGNPKLDVGVNAKIVYRNVGKFANGYGFGFDVGAIYKADNGWKFGGMVRDITTTVNFWSVNQKELSTVVNGEEFNPAPKDKMELTMPKLNVGASKLFEINSSVYVLPEAGINVDFAKTASLISTDFASISPYAGAELGYQKMIFVRLGINRFQSITDIEDLKRKVSFQPSAGIGIRYRGLTLDYAITNSGIGGSNFYSNFFSLKLDMGAFRND; this is encoded by the coding sequence ATGATGAAAAAATATTTTTTACTTGCATTTTCACTGCTCTTTGGGATTTCTCAATCTCAAATTGTCAGAAAGTATTCTAATGAATTCTTAAATATTGGAGCAGGTGCAAGAGGTCTGGCTATGGGAGGAGCGGTAATCTCCAATCAGGATGATGTGTATTCCCCTATGTGGAACCCCGCAGGTTTGATGTCTATCGAAAGAGACTGGCAGGGAGCAGCCATGCACGCCGAATACTTTGAATCAATTGCCAAATATGATTATCTGGCTTATGCGAAAGTAATGGAAGAAGGTGTATTTGGCGTTTCGGTAGTGAGACTTGGGGTAGATAATATTTTGAATACCACTCAGATGATCGATTCTGAAGGGAATATAGATTATGATAAAATCACAAAATTCTCACAGTCTGATTATGCTGCCATTCTTTCTTATGCGTTCAGACCGGGAGGAAATCCGAAGCTGGATGTAGGGGTGAATGCCAAGATTGTCTATAGAAATGTAGGGAAATTTGCCAACGGATATGGTTTTGGTTTTGATGTGGGTGCTATTTATAAGGCCGACAACGGATGGAAGTTCGGGGGAATGGTTCGTGATATCACCACTACGGTAAACTTTTGGAGCGTGAATCAGAAAGAACTTTCTACAGTGGTAAACGGGGAAGAATTTAACCCGGCACCGAAAGATAAAATGGAGCTTACGATGCCTAAGCTGAATGTGGGAGCAAGTAAACTGTTTGAGATCAACAGCAGTGTGTATGTATTGCCGGAAGCCGGTATCAATGTAGATTTTGCGAAGACCGCTTCTTTGATTTCAACAGATTTTGCAAGTATCAGCCCGTATGCCGGAGCTGAATTAGGCTACCAGAAAATGATTTTTGTGAGATTGGGGATCAACAGGTTCCAGTCGATTACAGATATAGAAGACCTTAAAAGAAAAGTTTCTTTTCAGCCAAGTGCGGGGATCGGAATACGATACAGAGGGCTTACACTGGATTATGCAATTACCAATTCAGGGATAGGCGGATCTAATTTTTATTCGAACTTCTTCTCGCTGAAACTGGATATGGGAGCATTCAGAAATGATTAA
- a CDS encoding DMT family transporter has product MHKLALFRLHLIVFLWGFTAILGKLIHANAQILVFYRMLFAAVFLFVFIRVFKKESIRVSKKIFFQLAGIGVAMALHWYCFFYSIKVSNVSIALSCLSLSTLFASILEPVIFKRKIDVSEVVMGTVIVACILLIFKTEFHFKEGIIYGILCAVFGTIFSVFNGKMFGKTSSENIIFYEIFCGWFVLMLFYLLSGQIFQMNEINYRDLALICLLASVFTAFPMLESVNLMKYISPFTLILTVNLEPVYGIILAFFIFGESEHMSPIFYIASGVMILAIIANGLIKARKNKNFN; this is encoded by the coding sequence ATGCATAAATTGGCGCTTTTCAGATTGCACTTAATAGTATTTTTATGGGGTTTCACTGCAATTTTAGGAAAACTGATTCATGCCAATGCCCAGATTCTGGTATTTTACAGAATGCTGTTTGCTGCTGTTTTCCTTTTTGTATTCATCAGGGTATTTAAGAAAGAAAGCATCAGGGTTTCCAAAAAAATATTCTTCCAGCTGGCAGGAATAGGAGTGGCAATGGCACTTCACTGGTATTGCTTTTTTTATTCAATCAAAGTTTCCAATGTGTCCATAGCATTAAGCTGTCTGTCGTTATCCACACTTTTTGCTTCGATCCTGGAGCCTGTGATTTTTAAAAGAAAAATTGATGTTTCGGAAGTCGTTATGGGAACCGTCATTGTAGCCTGTATCTTATTGATATTTAAAACAGAGTTTCATTTTAAAGAAGGTATCATCTACGGAATCCTATGTGCCGTTTTCGGAACTATTTTCTCGGTGTTTAACGGTAAGATGTTTGGAAAAACCAGTTCAGAGAATATTATATTTTATGAAATCTTCTGCGGTTGGTTCGTTTTAATGCTATTTTATCTGCTTTCAGGCCAAATTTTTCAAATGAATGAAATAAACTACAGGGATCTGGCGTTAATATGCTTGTTAGCAAGTGTTTTCACTGCTTTTCCGATGCTGGAATCCGTGAATTTAATGAAGTATATATCACCTTTTACGCTAATTTTAACAGTTAATTTGGAACCTGTCTACGGAATTATACTAGCTTTTTTTATCTTTGGGGAATCAGAACATATGAGCCCTATATTTTATATTGCTTCAGGTGTTATGATACTGGCAATCATTGCAAACGGATTAATTAAAGCCAGGAAAAATAAAAACTTTAACTAA